From Corticium candelabrum chromosome 9, ooCorCand1.1, whole genome shotgun sequence:
GCCTCGTGTGCACCCACGACAGATGCGTGAGCGCGGCCGACAGACGGATTGCATGCAAGGCTTTGGTTTTGACGCGCGCCAGCTCCATGCGGCATCATTTCGTGAAAGGGAATCTGCCGTTGTGTAGTTCGTGTGCTCGTTGTGGCCGTGCGTGCGCCGTCGAGCCGCGTCTGTGTGACATTCACTGCGTTTGGTGTCAGAAAACGTGGCACGAAGGCTGTGTGGCTGATATTACCGACTCGGATTGTGATTTGGGGCCGTACGCGTCGATGTTGGTGCCGCCGTACTGTCTGACGTTGAAGATGGAAGGATGGAGAGGGCAGAGGAGGTTGGTGATTGATAGTGTTGGTGATCCGGGTATTTCGGATTGGAGACCGATGCTTGTGTTGGCCAATCCGAGGAGTGGAGAGAAAGTTGGTGACCACCTGTTGTCGGCGTTTAGGAATCTGCTTAATCCAGTGCaagtaattgtgtgtgtgtgtgtgtgtgtgtgtgtgtgtgtgtgtgtgtgtgtgtgtgtgtgtgtgtgtgtgtgtgtgttgcttgtgtgtgtgtgtgtgtgtccattgtgtgtgtgtgtgtgtgtccattgtgtgtgtgtgtgtgtgtgtgtgtgtgtgtcactgtgtgtgtcctttgtgtgtgtgtgtgtgtgtgtgtgtgtgtgtgtgtgtccattgtgtgtgtgtgtgtgtgtgtgtgtgtgtgtccgtgtatgtgtgtgcatgtgtgtccattgtgtgcatgtgtgtgtgtgtgtgtgtgtgtgtgtctgtgtgtgtgtgtgtgtgtgtccattgtgtgcgtgtgtgtgtgtgtgtccattgtgtgtgtgttcgtgtgtgtgcattgtgtgtgtgttcgtgtgtgtgcattgtgtgtgtgttcgtgtgtgtgcattgtgtgtgtgtgcatgtgtgtgcatgtgtgtgatcattgtgtgtgtgtgtgtgtgtgtgtgtgtgtgtgtgtgtgtgtgtgtgtgtgtgtgtgtgtgtgtgttcattgtgtgtgtgtgtgtgtgtgtgtgtgtccgtgtgtgtgtgtgcatgtgtgtccattgtgtgtgtgtgtgtgtgtgtccattgtgtgtgcgtgtgtgtgtgtgtgtgtgtgtgtgtgtccattgtgtgtttgtgtccgtgtgtgtgcattgtgtgtgtgtccgtgtgtgtgtgtgtgtgtgtgtgtgtgtgtgtgtgtgtgtgtgtgtgatgtttcCCATTGTAGGTTGTCAGTCTCGCTGAAGTATCTGCTGAATCTGCGCTTGATCTCTGTCGACTCAAGGACGATCGCCAGTGGTGTGTTATTGTATGTGGAGGAGATGGCTCAGTTGCATGGGTCCTTAGTGCCATTGACAAGGCTCAACTAAAAGTACGAATAGTCAACTACCTCTATGACAATTTCTTTACACGTTTTGATTGTTCAGATTCAACCTGTTCTGGGCATTATTCCTCTTGGCACAGGAAATGACTTAGCTCGGGTGTTAGGATGGGGTTCTGGTTACGACAATGAAGACATCGTTGAAGTTCTTAATGATCTAAAGAATGCTAAAACTGTAAAGCTAGATAGGTTGGTTTAATTGAtgtattagtctgtctgtctgtctgtctgtctgtctagtatgcttgtctgtctgtttgtctgtctgtttgtctgtctgtctagtatgcttgtctgtctgtctgtctgtctgtctgtctgtctgtttatttgtttgtctgtctgtctgtttatttgtttgtctgtcttgtatgcttgtctgtttgtctgtttgtctgtttatttgtctgtctgtctgtctgtctgtctgtctgtttatttgtttgtttgtctttttgtctgtgtctgattgatattaatcaattaaaattttttttaCTGTATAAGACTTAATAGGATCTTATTGTTAGATGGAGAGTTGATGTTGATCATTCTCGTTTTATGGGTCTTCGGCGACCGTCTAaggtaacaacaacaacaacaacaacgtgtttatctgtgttgagTTCAGTGATTAACTGTCCTATTGTGTGTGGCATGAACAGCGTATTATAATGAATAACTACTTTGGCATCGGCTGTGATGCAAACGTCACTTTGAATTTTCACAACAGAAGGGAGAGCATGCCGTTTCTATTCAGAAGTCGAGTCATAAATAAAGTAAATCtaatattgtgtgtgtatgtgtgtgtgcatgtgtgtgtgtgtgtgtgtgtgtgtgtgtgtgtgtgtgtgtgtgtgtgtgtgtgtgtgtgtgtgtgtgtgcattatGATAACAAGACAGACATTACACGATGTTCTAGGCTGTTTTCTTTGGTTACGGATCAAAAGAGGTTCTAGCCAGAAGCTGCAAGAACTTACAGAAGCGACTGGAAGTATGTCATTTATACAAGATGTCATAGACGTAGGAACccgggggaggggaggggcaCTGGGGCATGTGCCTCCTCATCTTTCTAGCTGTCAAGTGACCTGCTAAATATCAGGatgacagacatagaaacTGTAATACTGCACTAACACTATAGTGTTAATGTTTTTCCTGTTCTTTTGCTGTGTGacatgcaaattatttatttatttatttatttttattttttgtttatttattaattatttttatttttgtttatttatttatttttatttatttattttttatgttttatttatttgtttatttttatttatgtttatttattttttatttcttatttattaattttttattaattttaatttttattattttattatttttttattttttttaatttttatttttaattattttttatttaatttttattttttattaatttttgaaatcttttataacttttttattttttattattttttattctttttatttttttgttaattttttaaaaatattttacaactttttttattattttttatttaatttttgttttttattaattttttaaaatctTTTACAActgttattttttattatgttttatttttattttttcttatctacttattttttattttttatttatcctaaataaataataataaataaaggataaatatatataattaattaataatacatttagccTAAAGTTGTGTACAGACATGGAAACTGTAATACTGCACTAACACTATAGTGTTAATGTTTTTCCTGTTCTTTTGCTGTGTGgcatgcaaattatttatttatttatctattaattatttttattttttatttatttatttatatttatttatttatttatttatttatttatttttatttattaaatttttttattttcttttatttttatttatgttttatttatttatttattattatttatgtttacttattttttatttctgtgtcgttatgcctctccataatgggcaagtggggtctttacccccatctgggcacccaccaacccggcaggtgagcccagcggggtacatgtttccgtgtagtccatacggcgatcaatgactagccaattcgatattaattttttattaattttaatttttattattttatttattttttatttttttatttaatttttatttttaattattttttatttaatttttatttttaattattttttatttaatttttatttttcattaatttttaaaatcttTTATAacttttttattattttttaaatttttttttaattttttattaatttttttaaatattttacaacttttttttttattttgtttttttattaatttttaaaaatcttTTACaacttttatttcttattatgttttattatgttttattttttattaatttcttatttatttatttattatttatcctaaataaataataataaataaaggataactatatataattaattaataatacatttagccTAAAGTTGTGCAGAGCCACACCTTCTAAACAAATGTATGCCCCTCAACCAAATCTTGGTTCCCACGCCTAACACAAGACATTAATGTGTGTACATCATGTCAACTGTTGTATCAACATCTAATAGGTAGAACTAGATGGTGTGCATCTTGAACTACCAGAACTCGAAGGCATCGTCGTTCTGAACATCAACAGTTGGGGTGCAGGCGTCCCAGTGTGGGGAGACGGCGACACTAAGAACGGACCAAGTCGGTGAGtgcaacatgcacacaaatccCTACAATCTGTGATGCATATCTCTGATAGTTTTGATGATGGATTTGTCGAAGTCTTTGCTGTCTACTCGTCTCTTCATATTGCTAAGTTACAAGTATCGTTAGCCGAGCCGCACAGACTCGGACAAGCTCGTAGTGTTCGAGTTCGTATCGAGTGATGATCATGTGTCGTCTCTATGTtatatccatctgtctgtgtagatTACTCTGAAGTCTGGATGGGCGCCGGTGCATGTGGATGGCGAGCCATGGCAACAGTCGCCCGGGACGATCACGATCTCACATTTTAATCAGATGACCGTCCTTTGTAAATAGAAGTGTTACAGTGTGGCAAGTGTGAGGTTGCTGCTCGCGGTTGAGTCGTGGTatgatttttaattttttcttcAGTTTGATAGGATGACGGTTGGTGTGTAACACAtcagtctttctctctcacTATGAGAGATAACaagttgtgtctgtttgttgatttaccTACAGAGTGTTTTCATTCATTAAAGTTAAATATAGCAAATGTACATTTTAACAAGCAATTCAcgtgtcttaattaattaagttaagcaaTAGTAACTACcagcaagtcacgtgacttaattaattaagttaagtaatAGTAACTACCAGCAAGTTAcgtgtcttaattaattaagttaagtaatAGTAACTACcaacaagtcacgtgacttaattAGCTAAGTAATAATGTATGACAAACAAGCCAcgtgacttaattaactttaggCAATAACAAACATGCATTTTACACCCGACTGTCAATAATTACGAGCAAACATGCATTTATCTTGTCAcaaacaagtcacgtgacttaataataagtaataatttataacaaacaagtcacgtgacttacttaATTTACTTTAAGTAGTAGCAAACATGCATTTTACACCTGACAGTCAATAATTACGAGCAAACATGCATTTACCTTCTGTTACAaacaagtctcgtgacttaataataagtaataatttatgacaaacaagtcacgtgacttaattaatttactttaAGTAATAGCAAACATGCATTTTACACCCGACAGTCAATAATTACGAGCAACACATGCATTTTACATTGTCGcaaacaagtcacgtgactaactaATGCacgcaagtcacgtgactaactgcACCACGCCCTTCCCCCGATCTCAACCTTTGAAATCTACCTGTCGAGGCCATGTCGAGGCGTTTCTCGCTCGACAGATCGTAGCCAAGTAACAAACTACGACTTCTCATCATCTCCAAACGACAGCCGCTCCCTACAGCACCAACGCGCCAATGGACGAGGCAAGGCAGCGACTGTGTTGACGTTCATTGAACACGCCCATCTCATCCACTCACTAAATTAGCGACTTCCGATGCGATCGCCTAATCTCGTTCTCTGCTCTAGGGCAAGCAAGTCTGGTTCAACACGGGAGGAGAGTACCTTCTGTATGGCACTGTGTTGGTGTCACGAGGAGAACTGCTGACCGTCAAGGCAGAAGAGGATGGAAATGTATGAGAGAAAATGGCGGGTAGAACGCGCTTGATCGCTGGGTTGGGTGTTGGTTGTTGTAGGGGAGTTTGTCGTTTGTGTGTTGGAGGGCGGGAGGAGGAGGGTGGAGCGCGATTGGGTGTCGAACGTCGCGAATGTGATGAGGGCGACATGGTGGACACGCCCCCGCGTTGTGTGGAATTGTGAGAAGTGGGTGATGGTGGCATGGGTCGTATGTGTAAATGGTGTCGTGTGAGAGATCGTCGTAATAGCACGTGGTTTGCttcactgtttgtctgtctgtctgtctgtctgcctatgtgtttgtctgtttgtttgtttgtctgtctatgtgtttgtctgtctgtctatgtgtttgtctgtctgtctgtctatgtgtatgtctgtttgtttgtctgtctgtctgtctgtctgtctatgtgtttgtctgtttgtctgtctgtctgtctgtctatgtgtttgtctgtttgtttgtctgtctatgtgtctgtttgtttgtttgtctgtctgtctgtttgtctgtctgtttgtctgtctgtctgtctatgtgtttgtctgtttgtctgtctgtttgtctgtctgtctgtctatgtgtttgtctttgtttgtttgtctgtttatctgtctgtctgtctgcctgtctatatgtttgtctgtttgtttgtttgtctatgtgtctgtttgtttgtctgtctgtctgtctgtctctatttgtctgtctgtttgtctgtttgtctgtctgtttatctgtctgtctgcctatgtgtttgtctgtttgtttgtttgtctgtttgtctgtctgtctgtctgtctatgtgtttgtctgtttgtttgtctgtctgtctgtctgtctctatttgtctgtctgtttgtctgtttgtctgtctgtctgtctgtctatgtgtttgtctgtttgtttgtctgtctatgtgtctgtttgtttgtctgtctgtctgtctgtctgtctgtctgtctgtctgtctgtctgtctgtctgtctatgtgtttgtctgtttgtttgtttgtcggtttgtctgtttgtttgtctgtctatgtctctgtttgtttgtttgtctgtctatctgtttgtctgtctgtttgtctgtctgtttgtctgtctgtctgtctatgtgtttgtctgtttgtctgtttgtctgtctgtgtctgtttctttgtctgtctgtctgtctgtctgtctgtttgtctctttgtctgtctgtctgtcatctttatatctgtctgtctgtctgtctgtctgtttgtctgtctgtctgtctgtctgtctgtctgtttgtctgtctatgtgtttgtctgtctgtctgtctgcctgtctgtctttctgtctgcatgtttgtgtctgtttgtctgcatggctgtctatgtgtttgtttgcttgtttgtttgtcactttttgtgtttgtctgtttgtctgtctgtctgtgtctgtctgtctgtctgtctgtctgtctgtctgtctgtctgtctgtctatgtgtttgtttgtctgtctgtctgtctttctgtctgcatgtctgtgtctgtttgtctgcatatctgtctatgtgtttgtttgtttgtcactttttgtgtttatctgtttgtctgtctgtctgtctgtctgtctgtgggtgggtgggcgtgtctgtctgtctgtctgtctgtgggtgggtgggcgtgtctgtctgtctgtctgtctatgtgtttgtctgtttgtttgtttgtctgtttgtttgttttttgtctgtctgtttgtctgtttgtctgtctgtctgtcatctttttatctgtctgtctgtctgtctgtctgtctgtctgtctgtctgttttacaTAACTTAACTGTATTGTTTACGCAGTTTTAATAATTatgatttttaaatttaagAGTTTACCATTTATACAATAATTCATGtggttgttttattgtttttttgatttttgttgtttagaaAGATAGATCTAATTAGTGATGCTAATTTATGAATTAATGTGTAGGAACATACAGTTGAATTGAGGAAGACGAGGCCAGTGGCTGAGGTAGACCCACCGACAGGAGTGGAGGACATGATTCAGCTAAGGTGAGAACAGTAACAGAGTATATGCATTTAAAAAAgttgtaatattaattatatattaatcattataattaattaataatttattgtcatctgatggaaagacagatggacagacagatggacagacagatggagggacagacagacagacagacagacggagggacagaaagacaggcagataaacggacagacagatggacagacagacagacaaaaaacaaacaaacagacaaacagacagacaaaaaacaaacaaacagacaaacaaacaaacagacaaacacatagacagacagacagacagacagatgtacgtacggacaaacagacagacagacggagggacagacagacagatggagggacagaaagatggacagacagatagacggacagacagatggattgacagacagacagacagacagacagagggacagacagacagacagacagaaagaaagacgcacagacagacagacagacggatggacagacagacagacagatggacagacagagaagttGATGCTATAAAATGACTTAGTAATATACCCTTGATCTTGAGTGGATTTCCATTATAACTTGAATGTTACATTGTACATATACTTTACTTTGCACTAAACTGTTTGCAGTGATCTGCATCAAGGCTCGTTGTTGAGAAACATCAGAAAACGCTACACATCTAAACTAATCTACGTAAGACTTTCAAGAACGTACAACAAATCTATGTACATATGAACTGTTGCTCTGCCTCATACAGACCTACACAGGCAGCATTCTTATTGCTGTAAATCCCTACAAGCTGTTTGATATCTACAACCTCAACATGGTTCGACGGTATGAAGGACAACTGATCGGCAAGCTGCCACCGTAAgcgtgcacgcatgcgtacgtgcacacacacacacacacacagtgacacacacacacacacacacacacacacacacacacacacacacacacacagtgacacacacacacacacacacacacacacacacacacacacacacacacacacagtgacacacacagtgacacacacacacacacacacacacacacacacacacacacacacacaccacacacacacacacacaccacacacacacacacacacacacacacacacacacactcacacatgcagacacacacacatgcagacacacactcacacacacagacacacggacactcacacatagacacacacacacacacacacacacacacacacacacacacacacacacacacacacacacacacaca
This genomic window contains:
- the LOC134184032 gene encoding diacylglycerol kinase epsilon-like, which translates into the protein MDIESWVELLIWHGELWQITVCCLLIFCFVWTFNRLYFRRRSERFLHLQVRDPRKGHWWSSSDFINKPTYCSVCEEPFVKGNFCDSCLVCTHDRCVSAADRRIACKALVLTRASSMRHHFVKGNLPLCSSCARCGRACAVEPRLCDIHCVWCQKTWHEGCVADITDSDCDLGPYASMLVPPYCLTLKMEGWRGQRRLVIDSVGDPGISDWRPMLVLANPRSGEKVGDHLLSAFRNLLNPVQVVSLAEVSAESALDLCRLKDDRQWCVIVCGGDGSVAWVLSAIDKAQLKIQPVLGIIPLGTGNDLARVLGWGSGYDNEDIVEVLNDLKNAKTVKLDRWRVDVDHSRFMGLRRPSKRIIMNNYFGIGCDANVTLNFHNRRESMPFLFRSRVINKAVFFGYGSKEVLARSCKNLQKRLEVELDGVHLELPELEGIVVLNINSWGAGVPVWGDGDTKNGPSRFDDGFVEVFAVYSSLHIAKLQVSLAEPHRLGQARSVRITLKSGWAPVHVDGEPWQQSPGTITISHFNQMTVLCK